The following proteins are co-located in the Imtechella halotolerans genome:
- the dgt gene encoding dGTP triphosphohydrolase, whose translation MYWEQLLSLKRYGDTHKRLRIEQDETRLGFEVDYDRVIFSSAFRSLQDKTQVIPLSKTDFVHTRLTHSLEVSVVGRSLGRTVGKEILAKHPYLREIHGYQFNDFGAIVAAAALAHDIGNPPFGHSGEKAIGEYFSIGNGKRFQNMFTQKEYQDLCDFEGNANGFKIVTESRKGIDGGLRLSYATLGAFMKYPKESLPKKPTNHIADKKYGVFQSEKTIFEEVARELGLLETRQGNNISYTRHPLTFLVEAADDICYTIIDFEDGINLGLIPEDYALEYLIKLVEKSINRKKYSTLITREDRLGYLRALAINTLISDACAIFMKYEDDILKGNFQVSLLAKSQYKAQIDDIIKLSVDRIYRSREVVEKEIAGYAILQNLLDCYCTAILGKNQGHSSNFDSLVLKTIPEKYLNVEDTIYHKILNIACYVASLTDSKAVELNNKIRGAAL comes from the coding sequence ATGTACTGGGAACAACTTTTATCATTAAAACGATATGGCGACACTCATAAACGCCTACGAATTGAACAAGACGAGACACGCCTAGGCTTTGAAGTCGATTACGATAGAGTTATCTTCTCTTCAGCTTTTAGAAGTTTACAAGATAAAACTCAAGTAATTCCCCTCTCAAAAACGGATTTTGTCCATACACGACTTACCCATAGTCTTGAGGTTTCGGTAGTAGGAAGAAGTTTAGGACGTACCGTTGGAAAAGAGATTCTAGCAAAGCACCCCTATTTAAGAGAGATACACGGATACCAGTTTAACGACTTTGGCGCCATTGTCGCTGCTGCTGCTTTGGCTCACGATATTGGTAATCCTCCTTTTGGTCATAGTGGTGAAAAAGCAATTGGAGAGTATTTCAGTATTGGTAATGGGAAACGATTTCAAAACATGTTCACTCAAAAGGAGTATCAAGATTTATGTGATTTTGAAGGAAATGCAAATGGATTTAAAATTGTTACTGAAAGTCGAAAAGGAATTGATGGTGGACTTCGTTTAAGCTATGCCACTTTAGGTGCCTTTATGAAATACCCTAAAGAATCACTCCCTAAAAAACCTACAAATCACATAGCAGATAAAAAATATGGTGTATTCCAATCAGAAAAAACAATATTTGAGGAAGTTGCCAGAGAATTAGGATTATTAGAAACACGTCAAGGCAATAACATTAGCTATACCAGACACCCACTTACTTTTTTAGTTGAAGCTGCGGATGATATTTGTTATACAATTATAGATTTTGAGGATGGCATCAATCTTGGATTGATTCCAGAAGACTATGCCTTGGAATATCTTATTAAATTAGTTGAAAAATCTATTAACCGAAAAAAATATAGCACATTAATTACCCGTGAAGATCGCTTAGGATACCTTCGTGCATTAGCCATTAACACTCTTATATCAGACGCTTGTGCTATTTTCATGAAATACGAGGACGATATTTTAAAAGGCAACTTTCAAGTTTCATTATTAGCCAAAAGCCAATATAAAGCTCAAATAGATGATATCATCAAACTCAGTGTTGATCGCATATATCGCTCTAGAGAAGTTGTCGAAAAAGAAATTGCAGGTTATGCTATACTACAAAATCTATTAGATTGCTACTGTACAGCAATACTAGGTAAAAACCAGGGACATAGCAGCAATTTCGATTCTTTAGTTTTGAAAACAATTCCAGAAAAATATCTTAATGTAGAAGACACAATATACCATAAAATATTAAATATTGCTTGTTATGTTGCAAGCCTTACTGATAGTAAAGCTGTTGAATTAAACAATAAAATAAGAGGAGCGGCACTTTAG
- a CDS encoding 1-deoxy-D-xylulose-5-phosphate synthase has translation MYYSLLSNIETPKDLRKLTEAELPQLAKELRQFIIDIVSVKEGHLGASLGVVELTIALHYIFNTPIDELVWDVGHQAYGHKILTGRRDQFHTNRQLGGISGFPKRSESQYDTFGVGHSSTSISAALGMAIASQLNGAYNKKHIAVIGDASIASGMAFEGLNHAGVTNANLLIILNDNAIGIDPSVGALKEYLTEVKTNKRLARHNIIKALNFEYTGPIDGHDFGALIKELKRLKKSNGPQFLHVVTTKGKGLRQAEENQVKYHAPGKFDKYTGELVPSEGDPKPPKYQDVFGYTLVELASQNEKIIGITPAMPTGSSLKYMMEAFPNRAFDVGIAEQHAVTFAAGMATQGMVPFCNIYSTFLQRGYDQVIHDVVLQRLPVIFCLDRAGLVGEDGATHHGVFDLAYLRCIPDIIIFAPRNEMELRNIMYTAQKGLALPIAIRYPRGRGITLDWKRPFEEIPIGKGEQLRFGKEFAVLSVGTIANNVSEAIEKSGFTNHFSHYDMRFVKPIDHALLSQIFRTYQTVITVEDGVVTGGFGSAVVEFAAGQGFKGKLVMMGVPDRFIDQGSVSQLQEISGISVAAIVAELKKCISDQ, from the coding sequence ATGTACTATTCCTTGTTGTCAAATATTGAAACACCTAAAGATTTGCGAAAACTAACAGAGGCGGAGTTGCCTCAGTTGGCTAAAGAATTAAGGCAGTTTATAATTGATATTGTGTCAGTAAAGGAGGGTCATTTGGGGGCTAGTTTAGGTGTGGTCGAACTAACGATTGCATTACATTATATATTTAACACTCCGATTGATGAATTGGTGTGGGATGTAGGACACCAAGCCTATGGGCATAAAATTCTTACCGGAAGAAGAGATCAATTTCATACGAATAGGCAATTAGGTGGTATTAGTGGATTTCCTAAGCGAAGTGAGAGTCAATATGATACTTTCGGGGTGGGTCATTCGTCAACTTCTATTTCCGCAGCACTAGGAATGGCTATCGCTTCTCAGTTAAATGGAGCCTACAATAAAAAACATATAGCAGTGATAGGAGATGCTTCTATTGCTAGTGGAATGGCATTTGAGGGGCTTAATCATGCAGGTGTTACTAATGCAAACTTACTAATAATTCTAAATGATAATGCAATAGGAATCGATCCTAGTGTTGGTGCTTTAAAAGAGTATCTTACCGAAGTAAAAACCAACAAGAGACTTGCAAGACATAATATTATTAAAGCTTTAAATTTTGAATATACTGGTCCAATTGATGGACATGATTTTGGTGCATTAATTAAGGAGTTAAAACGTTTAAAGAAATCTAATGGGCCACAATTTCTGCATGTTGTGACAACCAAGGGTAAAGGACTTCGTCAAGCGGAAGAGAATCAAGTAAAATACCACGCACCAGGTAAGTTTGATAAATATACTGGGGAATTGGTTCCTTCTGAAGGAGATCCTAAACCTCCTAAATATCAAGATGTATTTGGTTATACCTTGGTTGAACTAGCCTCTCAAAATGAAAAAATTATTGGGATTACTCCAGCAATGCCAACTGGTAGTTCCCTTAAATATATGATGGAGGCCTTTCCAAACAGAGCTTTTGATGTAGGTATTGCTGAACAACATGCAGTTACCTTTGCTGCAGGTATGGCTACACAAGGGATGGTTCCTTTTTGTAATATCTATTCTACATTTTTGCAGCGAGGATATGATCAGGTAATCCATGATGTAGTTCTTCAAAGGCTACCTGTAATTTTTTGTTTGGATAGAGCTGGGTTGGTAGGTGAAGATGGTGCAACTCACCACGGTGTATTTGATTTAGCCTATTTGCGATGTATACCTGATATCATAATTTTTGCCCCACGAAATGAAATGGAATTGAGGAATATTATGTACACTGCGCAAAAGGGCCTTGCCTTACCCATAGCAATTAGGTATCCAAGAGGTAGAGGAATTACCCTTGATTGGAAGCGGCCTTTTGAAGAAATTCCTATTGGAAAAGGTGAACAACTTCGATTTGGCAAGGAATTTGCAGTCTTGAGCGTCGGTACAATAGCGAATAACGTTTCAGAAGCAATTGAGAAATCGGGTTTCACAAATCATTTCTCACATTATGACATGAGATTCGTTAAGCCAATTGATCATGCATTGCTTTCTCAAATTTTTAGAACGTACCAAACTGTAATTACTGTTGAAGATGGTGTGGTAACTGGGGGCTTTGGAAGCGCAGTAGTGGAGTTTGCTGCTGGGCAAGGATTTAAAGGGAAGCTTGTCATGATGGGTGTGCCTGATCGATTTATTGATCAGGGTTCGGTGTCTCAATTACAAGAAATATCTGGAATCAGCGTTGCTGCTATAGTTGCCGAGTTAAAAAAATGTATATCTGACCAATAG
- a CDS encoding cold-shock protein, translating into MTGTVKFFNESKGFGFITNEETGKDIFVHVTALKGVELKDGDKVEYSEEEGRKGLVATNVQVIG; encoded by the coding sequence ATGACAGGTACAGTTAAATTTTTTAATGAATCTAAAGGTTTCGGATTCATTACAAACGAAGAAACCGGCAAAGACATTTTTGTGCACGTAACAGCACTTAAGGGTGTTGAGCTTAAAGATGGAGACAAAGTAGAATATTCAGAAGAAGAAGGAAGAAAAGGATTGGTTGCAACCAATGTGCAAGTAATCGGATAA
- a CDS encoding TonB-dependent receptor, translating to MKNVLFFIWLLTTSLVVAQNTTSIRGTITDKEMGNEPLPFANVQIKGMSKGATTDMEGNYSIEGVAPGTYTVIFSFIGYKTVEVSNVVVVAGKDAQVNIALGADNVALDEVVITTTVKKESQEALLVEQRKALEIKQSIGAQELSQKGVSDVATAVTKTTGISKQEGTGTIYVRGLGDRYNSSSMNGLPLPSNDPQRKNIDLDIFTTDIVEYISIDKVYNSKMYGDFAGGNVDIVSKDYNGNGFLALGVKSSVNSNAIGEDNFYLQSGYNASGFNKVEIPSNALSGFNFKNKLNADTTIPLAGSLALTGGKSFSVGENSRLSFFATASFGNEYGYQSGVNRSAQAQGEFIKNFRKESYDYSTNTTGMFNVGYRINEKNKLSYNLLYVNSSNQQKDEYKGYIRDIAEDDNGIIQRSTYVQNTLFVNQLLGEHTYNERIKLDWGASYNTIVSNMPDRIQNTMRYDFNQSGYVLATNATTDNHRYYQDLDESEIAANVTLGYRIGKTSDEEYKGRLVLGYNARIKNREFEATQFNFRVALDQRNTLVSPDNLDAFFNQNNYNAGAFAIETFRGGANVAGALDPQVYSGDQEIFGGYLNLEYQLTNKLSGVLGMRGEQIYQKVSWRTQLDDVGSKNDFDKTAILPNLTLKYELNEKQNLRLAASKTYTLPQFKERARFVYEDVTEVIVGNPYLYPSDDYNLDLKWELFPNRGEIVSFTGFGKYIQNPINEITLASSTNDIAYVNTGDMGYAVGAEVEVRKNLWNLEEDGKESRITAGLNAAYMHTQQDLDANKVRIETKGSYNVNFSNTEDGFTGASDLLLNADVTFYKRWSENRDVMMVLAYNHFSDRIRALGTETKGNIVDKGVGALDFILKSKLSSRTSIGISAKNILNPAVERTQQNPGNEILVGSFKKGINFGIGFNYQF from the coding sequence ATGAAAAACGTATTATTTTTTATCTGGCTATTAACTACTTCCCTGGTTGTAGCCCAAAACACAACCTCAATCCGAGGGACTATCACCGATAAGGAGATGGGTAATGAGCCCCTACCTTTTGCTAATGTGCAAATTAAAGGAATGTCTAAAGGAGCTACTACTGATATGGAAGGGAACTACTCAATTGAAGGTGTTGCTCCAGGAACGTACACAGTTATTTTTAGTTTTATTGGATACAAAACGGTGGAGGTTTCCAATGTGGTTGTTGTGGCAGGAAAAGATGCTCAAGTTAACATAGCTTTAGGTGCAGATAATGTTGCATTAGATGAGGTAGTAATTACGACTACTGTTAAGAAGGAATCTCAAGAAGCCTTGCTGGTTGAACAACGTAAAGCGTTGGAGATAAAACAAAGTATAGGAGCGCAAGAGTTATCTCAAAAGGGAGTTAGTGATGTTGCAACTGCAGTAACTAAGACTACTGGTATATCAAAACAGGAGGGTACTGGTACTATTTATGTGAGAGGATTGGGTGATCGTTATAATTCGTCTTCAATGAATGGGTTACCATTGCCTTCAAATGATCCTCAGCGTAAGAATATTGACTTGGATATTTTCACTACAGATATCGTTGAATATATTTCGATTGATAAGGTTTATAACAGTAAAATGTATGGAGATTTCGCAGGAGGAAATGTAGATATTGTTTCAAAAGATTATAACGGCAACGGTTTTTTAGCCTTAGGAGTTAAATCTTCTGTAAATAGTAATGCTATTGGAGAAGATAATTTTTACTTGCAATCAGGATATAATGCATCAGGGTTTAATAAAGTAGAGATTCCAAGCAATGCGTTAAGTGGATTTAACTTTAAGAATAAGTTAAATGCTGATACTACTATTCCTCTTGCGGGAAGTTTAGCTTTGACAGGTGGTAAATCGTTTTCAGTTGGTGAAAACAGTAGACTTAGTTTTTTTGCTACAGCTTCATTTGGAAATGAATATGGATATCAGTCCGGTGTAAATAGAAGTGCACAAGCTCAAGGAGAGTTTATTAAAAATTTTCGTAAAGAATCTTACGATTATTCAACAAATACCACAGGTATGTTTAATGTTGGTTATCGTATAAATGAAAAGAATAAATTAAGTTATAACCTTTTATATGTAAATTCTTCTAATCAACAGAAGGACGAGTATAAAGGGTATATTAGAGATATTGCTGAGGATGATAATGGAATTATTCAACGTTCGACATATGTGCAAAATACACTTTTTGTTAATCAACTATTAGGTGAGCACACTTATAATGAGCGCATTAAATTAGATTGGGGAGCTTCATACAATACCATTGTAAGTAATATGCCAGATAGAATTCAGAATACCATGCGTTATGATTTCAATCAATCAGGGTATGTTCTTGCTACTAATGCGACTACTGATAATCATAGATATTATCAGGATTTAGATGAGAGTGAGATTGCTGCCAATGTTACATTAGGATATCGTATTGGGAAAACGTCGGATGAAGAATATAAAGGTCGGCTTGTATTGGGGTATAATGCCCGTATAAAAAATCGAGAATTTGAAGCGACTCAGTTTAACTTTAGAGTGGCTTTAGATCAACGTAACACCTTGGTTTCTCCAGATAACTTAGACGCTTTTTTTAATCAAAATAATTATAATGCAGGTGCATTTGCAATTGAGACTTTTAGAGGAGGAGCCAATGTAGCAGGTGCTTTAGATCCTCAAGTTTATAGTGGTGATCAGGAAATCTTTGGAGGTTATCTTAATTTAGAATACCAACTAACTAACAAGTTAAGTGGGGTACTTGGAATGAGAGGTGAGCAGATTTATCAAAAAGTCTCTTGGAGAACTCAGTTGGATGATGTGGGGAGTAAAAATGATTTTGATAAAACTGCAATTTTACCTAATTTAACTTTGAAGTATGAGTTAAATGAGAAGCAAAATCTCCGTTTGGCAGCTAGTAAAACTTATACATTGCCTCAGTTTAAGGAAAGAGCACGCTTCGTTTATGAGGATGTAACGGAAGTAATTGTAGGTAACCCTTATTTATATCCTTCTGATGATTATAATTTAGATCTGAAATGGGAGCTTTTCCCCAATAGAGGCGAGATTGTTTCCTTTACAGGTTTTGGTAAGTATATTCAAAATCCGATTAATGAGATTACATTGGCGTCATCTACTAATGATATTGCTTATGTAAATACTGGTGATATGGGCTATGCAGTAGGAGCTGAAGTTGAAGTTAGAAAAAACCTTTGGAACTTAGAAGAAGATGGTAAAGAAAGTAGAATTACTGCTGGGTTAAATGCTGCCTATATGCATACTCAACAAGATTTAGATGCCAACAAGGTTAGAATAGAAACTAAAGGAAGTTATAATGTGAATTTTTCTAATACTGAGGATGGATTCACAGGGGCATCTGATCTGTTATTAAATGCAGATGTTACCTTTTATAAGCGTTGGTCTGAAAATAGAGATGTTATGATGGTATTGGCCTACAATCATTTTTCTGATAGAATCAGAGCTTTAGGAACTGAAACCAAAGGAAATATTGTTGATAAGGGAGTTGGGGCCCTTGATTTTATTTTGAAATCTAAATTATCCTCACGTACTAGCATAGGAATATCTGCTAAAAATATTCTGAATCCTGCCGTAGAGAGAACTCAACAAAATCCAGGTAATGAGATTTTAGTTGGATCTTTCAAAAAGGGGATAAATTTTGGAATAGGATTTAATTATCAATTTTAG
- a CDS encoding nucleoside deaminase: MITPYDDTYFMKKALEEAKAAFDKGEIPVGAVIVIDNRIIARTHNLTETLTDVTAHAEMQAITAAANFLGGKYLKGCTLYVTLEPCQMCAGALYWSQIDKIVYGAKDAQRGCGAMGTTLHPKTSIVGGVLEEEASMLMKRFFIEKRNLN, encoded by the coding sequence ATGATTACTCCCTATGATGACACCTACTTTATGAAAAAAGCTCTTGAAGAGGCCAAGGCTGCTTTTGACAAAGGAGAAATCCCTGTAGGTGCCGTTATCGTAATTGATAACCGTATTATTGCCCGTACACACAACTTAACCGAAACCTTGACTGATGTAACTGCTCATGCAGAGATGCAGGCCATTACTGCTGCTGCTAATTTCTTGGGAGGTAAATACCTAAAAGGATGTACTTTATATGTAACTCTTGAACCATGTCAGATGTGTGCGGGAGCTTTGTATTGGAGTCAAATTGACAAAATTGTATATGGTGCTAAAGATGCCCAACGAGGATGTGGTGCTATGGGCACTACGCTTCATCCAAAAACATCAATAGTGGGCGGAGTTCTGGAAGAAGAAGCATCTATGTTGATGAAACGTTTTTTTATTGAGAAACGAAATTTAAATTAA
- a CDS encoding DUF3078 domain-containing protein has protein sequence MKKLLLCVMLLNAVWLTAQNKKLRTNRQYVVTSSLDVKVDTTLVVQTFKRIEREQSKWRKYNRLGINLNEVAFVNWNAGGNNSVSALANASFRRRYVARTFFWNNELLIRYGINAQEGQEIRKTDDALIFNSTFGHRKSQFSNWYFSSKLNFLSQFSNGYNYPNRDVPKSRFMAPGYLFLGAGTEYAPRKEDFSLYISPITLKSTFVLDQRLANNGAFGVDKAIYDSEGNIIKEGKNHVGELGILISSTWQKEIYKNMHFSNRVSLYTDYLNSFGNVDVDWEMNLNLVVNSYVRANIGAHIKYDDDVKFKEGLDPLGNTYRYGSRIQLKQVLGVGVTYAF, from the coding sequence ATGAAGAAACTTCTTTTATGTGTAATGCTACTGAATGCCGTTTGGCTAACGGCGCAAAATAAGAAATTAAGAACTAATCGTCAGTATGTAGTGACTTCTTCTCTAGATGTGAAAGTGGATACTACACTAGTAGTTCAGACTTTTAAACGTATTGAAAGAGAGCAGTCTAAATGGCGGAAATATAACAGACTGGGAATCAACCTTAATGAAGTTGCCTTTGTGAATTGGAATGCTGGTGGAAATAATTCCGTTTCTGCCTTAGCCAATGCTTCTTTTAGGAGGCGATATGTTGCACGAACTTTTTTCTGGAACAATGAGTTATTGATTCGTTATGGAATTAATGCCCAAGAAGGACAAGAAATTAGGAAAACGGATGATGCACTTATTTTCAACTCTACATTTGGGCATCGCAAAAGTCAGTTTTCCAACTGGTATTTTTCTTCAAAATTGAATTTCCTATCTCAATTTAGTAATGGTTATAATTATCCAAATCGAGATGTCCCAAAATCTCGCTTTATGGCTCCAGGGTATTTATTCTTGGGAGCTGGTACTGAATATGCACCTCGAAAGGAGGATTTTTCTCTTTATATTTCCCCAATAACTTTAAAATCAACCTTTGTTCTTGATCAACGGCTAGCAAATAATGGAGCATTTGGTGTTGACAAAGCTATATATGATTCGGAGGGTAATATTATAAAGGAAGGGAAAAATCATGTAGGAGAGCTTGGTATACTGATATCAAGTACATGGCAAAAAGAGATATATAAGAATATGCATTTTAGTAACCGGGTAAGTCTATATACTGATTATTTAAATAGCTTTGGAAACGTAGATGTCGACTGGGAGATGAACCTAAACTTGGTGGTCAATAGTTATGTGCGTGCGAATATTGGAGCACACATTAAGTATGATGATGATGTTAAGTTTAAAGAAGGTTTAGACCCTTTAGGGAATACCTATCGTTATGGTTCAAGAATTCAATTAAAACAAGTCCTTGGTGTCGGTGTCACTTACGCGTTCTAA
- a CDS encoding chloride channel protein: protein MPHKKSLLSRFLIWRAKHIPQKQFLYMLSVLVGFTSGLGAVFLKNLTHFFQHLLEGNLVRYYHHAFYFVFPIIGLWFVYFIMKYVLRNKVSHGIPSTLYAIAKRKGIMKQYQMIGSILTAPITVGFGGSVGLEGPTVSTGAAVSSNIARLFHMNQTTRTLLIGCAAAGALSSIFKAPVAAIVFAIEVFSLDLTLASLLPLLLASLSAIITSYFFFGNDILLPFRIEDNFTIKDVPLFMILGLVAGIVSIYFTEVYDRIQSFFDKIESPIKRLLIGGVGLGVLVYFIPPLYGEGFDVINSIIQGNPEKALENNIFSLDPSKTWVVLVLLAGLVLFKIVASSLTFGAGGVGGIFAPTLFMGSIMGYVVAKFLNQFSLFQQSVSESNFALVGMAGLMAGVLHAPLTAIFLIAEVTGGYELFIPLMITAAISFAITKKVHPHSVYTMELGRRGELITHNKDQSVLTLMDMESVIEKNFIPVFPSMDLGTIVQQAIIKSNRNIYPVVNEKTQALVGIILLDDLRPIMFDQSLYNEVLAQDIMQDPPQLIFLGKDKMADVMKKFQDSGAWNLPVIKDGMYYGFISKSKMLTVYRRKLITFTN, encoded by the coding sequence ATGCCACATAAAAAATCATTACTTAGCCGCTTTCTGATTTGGAGAGCCAAACATATACCGCAAAAGCAGTTTTTGTATATGCTTAGTGTTTTGGTTGGTTTTACGTCCGGGCTAGGCGCTGTTTTTCTAAAAAACTTAACGCATTTCTTTCAGCATTTACTTGAAGGAAATTTAGTGCGATATTACCATCATGCTTTTTATTTTGTATTTCCTATCATAGGGTTATGGTTTGTATACTTTATTATGAAGTATGTCTTGCGTAATAAAGTGAGTCATGGAATTCCTTCCACATTATACGCTATTGCCAAACGGAAGGGAATTATGAAGCAATATCAAATGATAGGTTCTATACTTACAGCGCCTATAACAGTAGGATTTGGAGGATCAGTTGGACTTGAAGGGCCTACTGTATCTACTGGTGCAGCGGTGAGCTCTAATATTGCTCGCTTGTTTCATATGAATCAAACCACCCGAACTTTACTTATTGGATGTGCTGCTGCCGGAGCACTTTCTTCTATTTTTAAAGCACCGGTTGCGGCTATTGTTTTTGCTATCGAGGTATTTAGTCTGGATTTAACATTAGCGTCCTTACTTCCTTTGCTTTTGGCATCATTATCTGCTATTATTACATCCTATTTCTTTTTTGGAAATGATATACTACTACCTTTTAGGATTGAAGATAATTTTACCATTAAAGATGTGCCATTGTTTATGATTTTGGGCCTAGTTGCTGGTATTGTCTCTATTTATTTTACAGAGGTATACGATCGGATTCAAAGTTTTTTTGATAAAATTGAATCGCCTATAAAACGATTGTTGATAGGAGGAGTAGGACTCGGAGTATTGGTTTATTTTATACCACCATTATATGGTGAAGGGTTTGATGTAATTAATAGTATAATTCAGGGAAATCCTGAAAAGGCATTAGAAAACAATATCTTTAGCTTGGATCCATCTAAAACCTGGGTTGTACTAGTTTTATTGGCTGGGTTGGTTCTGTTTAAAATTGTAGCCAGTAGTTTAACTTTTGGTGCTGGAGGTGTCGGAGGTATTTTTGCACCAACCCTTTTTATGGGGAGTATAATGGGCTATGTGGTTGCAAAATTTCTGAATCAGTTTTCTTTATTTCAACAGTCGGTTTCTGAAAGTAATTTTGCTTTAGTAGGTATGGCTGGGCTTATGGCAGGAGTACTTCATGCCCCTCTTACAGCTATTTTTTTGATTGCAGAAGTAACGGGCGGTTATGAACTTTTTATACCGCTAATGATTACTGCGGCTATTTCATTTGCAATTACCAAGAAGGTTCATCCACATTCAGTGTATACTATGGAGTTAGGAAGAAGAGGAGAGTTAATAACTCACAATAAGGACCAGTCCGTATTGACTCTGATGGATATGGAATCGGTGATTGAGAAAAATTTTATACCTGTTTTTCCAAGTATGGATTTAGGGACTATTGTACAACAAGCCATAATTAAATCTAACAGAAATATTTATCCAGTTGTAAATGAGAAAACCCAAGCTCTTGTTGGGATAATTTTACTAGATGATTTAAGACCTATAATGTTTGATCAATCACTTTATAATGAAGTACTAGCCCAAGACATTATGCAGGACCCTCCTCAACTAATTTTTCTAGGAAAGGATAAGATGGCTGATGTAATGAAAAAGTTTCAGGATAGTGGTGCTTGGAATTTACCTGTTATTAAAGATGGGATGTATTATGGTTTTATTTCCAAATCTAAAATGCTCACTGTTTACCGAAGAAAGCTTATTACCTTTACAAATTAA